The DNA sequence GTCCGGGTCGGGCGCGTGGGCGTTCCAGGCGACGTAGGTCTCGATCGTGTTCAGGCCCATGCGCCTGGCCTTGTCGATGCGGTCGGCCCACTGGTCGGGGTGCACGCGGAAGTAGTGCAGGGCCCCGGACAGGATGCGGAACGGCCTGCCGTCGAGCAGGAAGTCGCGCTCGCCGATGCTGAACTCGGGCACGGGGGTGGGTGGTCCTTCCGGGTGGGCACGGGTGCGTGCGGGTGGGGGCGGGACGGCCGGGCCCGGCCGTCCCGCCGTCGGGTCAGCCGGTCGTGACCGTGAAACCCTGCTGGTTGCCGTAGTCGGCCAGCGCCTTCTGCCAGTCCGCCAGCCCGGTGTCGAGCGACTTGCCCTCGGCGTAGGACTTGCCGACGGTGTCGCCGAAGACGCTGTTGGCGTAGAGCTGGTAGGGCAGGTAGCTCCAGCCCGGCACGACCTGGCCCGCGGCGGCGGTCAGGGTTCGGTTGATCTGCTGACCGCCGAAGTAGTCCGACGCCTCGTCCGTGAACGCGGGGGACGCCAGGTCCGCCTTCGTCGCCGGGAAACCGCCGCTCTCCAGGAACGGCTTGACGCCGTTGCCGTTGTTGAGCCAGCGCACGAACCCGGCCGCGAGCGCGGGGTTGGCGCTCTGCTTGAGCACGGACTGGCCGCCGCCGCCGTTCTCGGCGGTGATCGGCGTGCCGCCGTCGTAGGTGGGCATCGGCGCGACGGCCCACTTGCCCGCCCCGTCCTCGACCGAGGACTCCAGCACGCCGGGCATCCACGCGCCGGTCACCAGCGTGGCGATCGTGCCGTCGCCCAGCGCCTTGTACCAGGCGTCCGACCAGCCCGGGATCGACGAGACCAGCTTCTTCTCCACCAGTTGGTTCCAGGTGGCGGTCCACTTCCTGACGCCGGCGTCCTGGAGATCGATCCTGACGTTCCTGCCGTCGGTGGTGAACGGCTTGCCGCCGGCCTGCCAGATCATGCTGGTGGCGAAACCCGCGTCACCCGTGTCGGAGGTGATGTACTTGGTCGGGTCGGCGGCGTGCAGCTTCTCCGCCGCCGCCACGTACTCGGCCCAGGTCTTGGGCACGGTGATGCCGTGCTGGTCGAACAGCTGCTTGTTGTAGAACAGGGCCATCGGACCGGAGTCCTGGGGCAGGCCGTACAGCCCGCCGCCGACCTTGACCGAGTTCCAGGTGGAGGGGGTGTAGTCGTCCTCGAACGCCTGGAAGCCGTACTGGCCGAGGTCGACCAGCGCGCCGGTCATGGCGAACTGGGGCAGTGCCTGGTACTCGACCTGGGCGACGTCGGGTGCGCCCGAGCCGGCCTTGATGGCGTTCTGGAGCTTGGTGTAGTGGTCGTTGCCGGTGCCCGCGTTGACGTAGTTCACCTTGACGTTCGGGAACTCCTGCTGGAACGCGGCGACCTGGGCCTTCGCCGAGGGGGTCCAGCTCCAGTAGGTGAGCTCGCCGCCTGCCTTCAGAGCGGCGTCGACCGCGTCCTGGGTGCCCGTGGCGCCACCTGCGGGCGCGGTGCCGCCGTCGCCGGACGAGCAGGCGGAGAGCGCGGTGGCGAGAGCGGTGGCCAGGACTGCGGCCACCTGGCGGCTGCGCCGGGTGGGTGACATGGGTGGAGTCCTTTCGCGGCGGTGGGAGGGACTACTGCTTGACGCTGCCCGCGGTCAGGCCCGACTGCCAGAAGCGCTGGAGCAGCAGGAACGCCACGACGAGCGGGACGATGGTGATGACCGAGCCGGTGATCACCAGGTGGTAGATCGGCTGCGCGCCGACGCCGGAGGCCTGCGCGCTCCACTGGTTGAGGCCGACGGTCAGGGGGTACCAGTCGGGTTCGCTGAGCATGATCAGCGGCAGGAAGTAGTTGTTCCAGGTCGACACCACCGCGAACAGGGCGACGGTGACCACGCCGGGCAGCAGCAGCCGCAGCGTGACGGTGAAGAAGATCCGCAGCTCGCCCGCACCGTCGATGCGCGCCGCCTCCAGCAGCTCGTCCGGCACGGCCTCGGTGGCGTAGGTCCACACCAGGTACAGGCCGAACGGGCTGACCAGCGACGGGATGATGATCGCCCACGGGGTGTTGGTCAGCCCCAGGTTGCTGAACATCAGGAACGTCGGCACCGCCAGCGCCGTGCCCGGGATGGCGATCGCCCCCAACAGCACGGCGAACACCGCGCGCCTGCCCCGGAACCGGTACTTGGCCAGGCCGTAGCCCGCGGCCGTGGCCAGCGCCGTCGCGCCGCCCGCGCCCACGACGACGTAGAGCAGCGTGTTGCCCAGCCAGCGCAGGAAGATGCCGTTGTCGTGAGTGAACGTCTGCGCGATGTTGTCCAGCAGCGCGAACGAGCCGCCGAACGCCAGGCCCGACGTGGACAGCAGGTCGGACTGGGTCTTGGTGGCGCTGATCAGCAACCACGCCAACGGCACCAGCGTGTAGAGCAGGTACAGGGCCATCACGGCGGTCAGCACCGGCGACTTGCGCGGCTTGAGCGGGGAACGGGTCGTGGTCGCCATGGGATTCACACGCCCTTCCGGGAGCCGCGCAGCTGCACGACGTAGGCGATGATCGCGGTGATGACGCCCATGACGATCGCGACGGTGGCCGAGTAGTCGTACTGCTGGCCGCCGAACGAGAGGTTGTAGGCGTACATGTTCGGTGTGTAGAAGGTGCTGATCGCGTTGGGCGCCAACGACCGCAGGACGTTCGGCTCGTTGAACAGCTGGAAGCTGCCGATGATCGAGAAGATGGTGGCGATCACCAGCGCGCCGCGGATCGCGGGCAGCTTGATGCTGACCACCGTGCGCAGCGCCCCGGCACCGTCGATGGCCGCTGCCTCGTACAGGTCGCCCGGCACGACCTTGAGCGCCGAGTACAGGATCAGCATGTTGTAGCCGACGAACTCCCAGGTGACGATGTTGCCGATGGAGGCGAGGACCCAGTCGCCCGACAACGGCTCCACCACCCGCCGCCCCAGCCACTCGTTGAGGTCCGCGGCCAGGCCGAAGTGGTCGCCGTAGATGAAGCCCCACATCAACGCCGCCACGACACCCGGCACCGCGTACGGCAGGAAGATCACGATCCGGAAGAACCCGGCCGCGTGCAGCCGCGCGCTGTCGATCGCCAACGCCGCCACCAACGCCAACCCCAACATGACCGGCACCTGCACGACCAGGAACAGCAGCACCCGCAGGAACGACTCCCAGAACCTGCCGTCCCCGAGCACCGCCGCGTAGTTGTCCAGCCCGACGAACTGCGTGCCGCCGAAGAGCACCTGCTCGCGGAACAGGCTCAGCCACATCGCGTAGGCGATCGGCGCCAGGAACACCAGTGCGAACACGACCAGGAACGGCGCCACGAACAACCACCCGCGGCGGTCGACGCGCCGCCGGCGTGCCGGCCGCGGCGAAGCCCGTACCGGCGTCGAGCTGGACGTCATCGTCACTCCTGGGGACCGCGGCGGGATGTTAACGCAAACATCGGCGGGCTAATGTTTACGCAAACATTCGGCGGTCCGCAAGCCTCGGTCCGGTAACCGTCCCGTCACGGGAGCCAGACGTCCGCCATGGCGGAGCCTGCTCTCGGGTGGGTCACAACCGGCGCTCGGTCGCGGTGAGGGTCGGGCGCGGGTCGTCGCGGCCCGGCGGCGATCAGGCGGTGACGGGCATGGGCGAAGCCCGACGCGAAGCGGCTCCGACGAGTCCGCGAGTTTCGCGCCGGGCTACTGGCGGCCATGGTGTGAACCGGCCACCGGTCGCGATCGAGTCGCTGTTCCCGGTGGCCGAACTACGGACGCGAAAGGTCAGGCTTCCGACACGGTGCTCGCCGTGTCGGCCTGTGGGGGCGATTGCACCCAGACCTTGCTGAACAACATGGCCGACATGGTCAGCGCGACGATCGCGAACGTCATCGCAAGAGCCTTGCTCATGGGTTTGGCTACTCCTCGGCCGGGTTCGGCTAATCCACCTGGCCAGGAATCGTAGCGTCAAGAAACCACATGGCCAAAATCTGACCTGTTGGTCAAACCCATCTGCAGTCGCACCGGATAGGTTACCACCGATCGTGGTTCGCTACCTTCCGTGAGGGTTCACGCGCTGTTGCTGCACGTCCGTGTCGGTTCGAACGGAGGGTAGATCGACTGTTCGGGTGACGAGAATGTTGAGCAATCGTCTAGTTTCCCTCGCCCGATCGGGGTCGAGGTCGTCGAAGATGTCACGCGCTTGCTCATAAGCCTCGATGGCCGCGTCCCGGTGTCCGCGGCGCTGGAGAGCCTCGGCGAGCGTCTCGAGCGAATCACCCTCGACCTTCGGGTCGAAAGCGCGCCGGCTCAATCGAAGGGCTTGGCGGCCGTACTCCACCGCCTCGCGCACCCGGCCGAACTCCAATTCGACCCGCGCCAGCCCATGACACGCCATCGCGGCGGTACCGAGGTCGTGTGCCCGCTCCAGCAGTCGCAGCCCCTCGTAGAGGAAGTCACGCGCTTCGGCGGTCTGCTCCTTGTCGAAGCTCAGCGAACCGAGCAGGGTCAGCACTCGTCCCTCGGCCGTGGTGTCGCCCAGATCGCGCGCCAGGGACAGTGCTTCGCGGTAGTAGGCGGCGGCCTTCCCGTACTCGGCCGCCTTCTGGTACGCCTCGGCCGCCCGGTAGAGGAACGTGATCTCGAGACCCGTTTCACCGGTGCGGCGGACCACGCGCAGGGCGCGCTCGTGCGAATCGATGCCCATCAGCGTGTTGCCCGTCTCGACCATGATCCGGGCGGTGGTGTGCAGGCACGCGGCGATGCCCACTTCGTCCTCTATGAGGCGGTACTTGATGTGCGCCAGGTGGGCGTAGTGCTCGGCCTCGGCGAAGTTGCGGCGCAGGAGGTGGAGTGTCGCGATCGCCTGGAGGGCGTCGGCCTGCGGCTCGATCGACGATTCCTCGTGCGCGACGGCGGCGTACCCCGCCTGGAGCAGGGCCAGGACTTCGGGGAAAGCCCCGTGGCGCAAGAGCGGCTGCCCGGCGAGGTTCACGAGTTGCGCCAGTTGCACCCTCATCTCACCGTGACCCCGGGTCGAGAACGAGTGGATGACCGCCATGAGGTTCGCCATCTCGGTCAGGCACCACAGCCGGGCAGAGACCTCGTCGGTGAACTCCGCGACGTGGTGGGTGGCGAAGGCCGGATCGGTGCGCACCCGCGCCTGGGTGGGGAACACCGCTTTGTCGGCGTTTTCCGCGCTGCGGAAGTAGTACGACAGCACGCGCGACTCCGCGTCATGGTGCTCGTCGGCGCTCATCATGAGGCCGACGGCGTACTCCTTGACCAAATCGTGGAACTTGAACCGGCCCAAAGGGCCTTGCTGTTCCAACAGGTGCGCCTCGACCAGCGCGTCCAGCACCAGACGGGCGTGCCGCGGTTCCGCGTCCAGCAGGGCCGCCGCCACTCCCACGCCGAAGTCGGGTCCCGGATGGGCTCCGAGCAGTCGGAACAACCGCTGCGCCTCCGGTGCGAGTGCGCGGACCGATTGCCCGAAGACGGCGCGCAGGCCGTGGTTCGCGCCGTCGCCGATCGCGCCGAGGTCCAGCAACGTCAGCTCGTTGAGCTGGTCGACGAAGTCCGTCAGCGAGGTGAGGGGTCGGATGGCGATGTAGTTGGCCAGCGTGGCGAGGCCGAGCGGCAACCCTCCGCAGCGGTCCGTGAGGTCCCGGAGCTCCCGCGGTTGCGTCGTCGCCCGCGGCCCGATGTGCTCGCTGAGCAGGCGGACGGACTGGTCGGTGTCGAGGGGCTTGACCGTGAAGCGGTGCGGCGCGTGCCGCACGGCCAGACCGGACAGGTGCGACCGGCTCGTGACGATCACGACGCTGGAGGACAGCAGCGGCAGCAGTGGTCGCACCTGGTCGGTGTGGCCCGCGTTGTCCAACACCACGAGTACCTGTCGCCCGTTCAGCTGCGCTTGCAACCTCGCCGCCCGCCGACCGCGGTCCGGCACGCGGTCCGGGACACCGCCCAGGGCCTCGAGGAACTGGTCGACGACCGCCGCCGCGTCGACGGTCGGGCTGTCCGAGAAGCCGTGGAGGTCGGCGAACAGCACTCCGTCGGGGAAGCGGTCGAGTCGGGAGTGCGCCCAGTGCACGACGCGCGCCGTCTTGCCGACGCCGCCGGGGCCGTCGACGACGACCAGGCAGGGGGTGGTCGTCACCGAGTCCAGCCACGCCAGGAGGTTCTCGTGGCCGACCAACTTGAGCAGGGGAGGGGGGAGTTGGTTCGGCCTGCGGGCCGCAACGACGCGAGGCGCGGCAGTGGGCTTGTTCTCCTGCAGCCCGTCGTGGAACTCGCGCAGGTCACGGGCACCGATGTCGTCGAAGTCGACCCTGAGTGCCTTGTGCACCGCGAGGAACTCCTCGGTGGCCTCGTCGTGGCGCGACAAGGCGTACAGGGCTTGGAGACGCCGCTTGACCAGCGCCAGGTGCGACCGGTGGTCCACGTCGAGCTCGTCGAGCCGGGTGATCACCGCGTCCGCCTCGCCGACCGCGAGCTGCTGGGCGAACAGCGTGTCGTACGCGGGTAGCAGCACATTCTTCGTGACGCGGCGCCGCCAAGCGTCCGCCGAGTCGCCCGCCGCGTCGGCCAGGGGCTGTTGTCGCCACATGCGGAATGCGTCGGTGATGAGGTCGAGTGCGCGGTGGTGTTCTCCTCGGCGGGCCTCTACACGAGCGCGGTGGAGCTGCTCCCGGAACTGGAAGTAGTCGATGGACAACGGGTCCACGTCGAGTCGGAAATTCCGGTTGTCCACGAATATGTCGACATCCGTGCCGGATTTCTTGAGGAATCTACGGATCCTCGACGCGTACAGGTACAGGGCCTGCGTGGGATCGTTCGGCAGCTCGTCGCCGGCGCCCCAAATCCAGTCGACCAGCTCGGTCGACGGCAGGGAAGAGCCAGGTCGTGCCAGCAACGCGCCCAGCAGGGCACGGAGCTTCAAAGCCCCCCACTCCTCGTTGAGCCGACCGTCCACGAGCACGGCGGTCGGCCCGAGTATCGCGAATCGAATCTCCACGTGCGCCACCCCCGGCGTCGACGAAAAACAGTGTGCTCCCACTTCGGTCTCCGTGCAATGCGCTCGTTCGGCCGAACGTGATAGCCGGCCGATAGGCCGTTGACACCAACCGGTGAATGAGCCGAAAAGATGACATGCGGCACCGCCTGGCCGGCGTGAGCTGCGCTGCGACCGCTGACGGCCGGATGAAATGACGGCACGCGATGGTGTGTTCATCCGCTATTCGGTCGGGGAGGCCGCAAATGTGCGTGTTCCAGGGGTGGGTGATGGCGCCCGGGAGTCCGGGAGCCGATCGTTGGGTGACGAGGAAGGGCTGCCGCACGGTGCTCGTGGTGGTGCCGCACGTGACGGCGGGCACTCGGCTCGCCGACCTGCTGCAGCTCTTGTCCGGGGACCAGCGGCTGCAGGTCGTCTTCACGGTCCCGTCGATGGCCGACGCGTGGCACGGCGCGGACGAGTACGTGCGGCGTTGGGACGGGGTGGTGCTGCCGTGGGAGCAGGTCGTGCGCATGAGGTTCGACCTCGCGCTGGCAGCGAGCTTCCAGCAGATCCACCGGATCCAGGCGCCGGTGGTGTTGTCGCCGCACGGGGTGGGCTTGGTCAAGTCGAGGCTGAGCCCGTGGGACGACCGGGACGGCGAGGTTCCGCCGACCCTCGGGTTGTCACGTGAGCTCGTGGTGCGGGACGGTCGGATCGTGCCCGCGGCTTTGCTGCTGACGCACGAGGCGGAGTTGGCCAGGTTGCGCGACAGCTGCCCGGAAGCCGTGCCACGCGCGGTGATCGCCGGCGACCTGTGCTTCGACCGCCTGCGGGTGAGCCGGCCGCTGAGGACGCGGTACCGCGAGGCGCTCGGCGTTCGGCGTGGTCAGCAGCTCGTGGTGGTCAGCTCCACGTGGTCTTCGCACTCGTTGCTGGGCAGCGAGTCCGACTTGGTCGCGCGGTTGACCACCGACCTGCCTGCGGACCGGTACCGCGTGGTCACCGCGGTCCACCCGCTCGTGTGGGCGCTGCACGGGTCCTGGCAGGTGCGGTCCTGGTTCGCCGACTACCTCGATGCCGGCCACGCTCTGCTCCCACCCGAGGACGGCTGGCGCGCCGCCGTGGTCGCCGCCGACGCCGTCATCGGGGACCACGGCTCGGTCACCGTCTACGCGGCCGCGCTCGGCGTGCCCGTGCTGATGAACCGGTCCTCCGCGCGGGACGAGGCACCGGGCAGCGTGGCTTCGGCGTTGCGGCGCCTCGCGCACGCGTTGGACGACCGTGATCTGACCCGCCAGCTCCGCGAGGTGCGTTCGGCGCACCGGCCGGGTCGGCATGCGGAACTCGGCGCCCTCGTCACGTCCCGCCCGGGACAGGCCGCGGCACTCGTGCGGCGGACTGCTTACGAGATCCTCCGCCTGCCCGAGCCTGCCAGGCCGGCTCCGGTGCAGCCGGTGCCCCTGCCGGTTCTGCTCAGCCACCCGTTCGCGGGTGGTCTGGGGGTGGCGTGTTGAGCGGGCCCGGCAGGGCGGTCACCGGTGTGGGTGTCGTCCTGGTCGAGTGGGACGCCGACCGGCTGGTCCTCGCCCACGAGGGCGTCGCCGATGCCGGGTGGCTGGCGATCGCGGACATCGTGGTGGGCGCGCCGCAGGACAGCTGTGACCGGGCGCGGGACGTGACCGGTCGGCTGATGTCCGGGCTGCCCGGCGTCACGGTGGTCGTCGTCCCGTGCGGCGGCCGGCACTGCGTCGTCGCGGTACGCGGGCGCGGAGTCAGGTACAGGCGGCGGGGACCGGGCGTCGGAATGGTCGAACGCGTCGGGCTGTTCAGCTACTTCGACGTCACGTCGGGTGGTGCGGGAGCGGAGGCTCCCGGGCCTCGGCCGAGGACCTCCAGCCGCTCTCTCACCTTCGCGGACCGCGGTCCCGGCGATCGGTCGTAGAGCACGAGCGCTGTTTCGAGGTGCCGACGCGCACCGACCGGGTCGTCGATCCCCAGGTGCGCGTCGGCCAGCGCCTCCAGCGCCTCCGCCCGGTAGTGATCCGCGCCGGTCGAGTGGAAGGTGTCCACCACCTCCTCCAGCGCGGTGACGGCGTCCGAGGCACGGCCCGACCGGGTGTGGGCGATGGCCAGGCTGAGCGAGACACGGGCCCGCAGCACGCGGTCGCCCAGACCGGCCGCCAGTTCCTCGGCGCGACGCAGCGGGGCGACCGCCTCGGCCACGAGGCCCGCGTCGCACAACGTCTCCCCGAGCCTGCGCAGCAGCAGGACGGTGACGCGGGTGTGCCCGAGTTCGTCGGTGATCGCGAGGGCCGCGGTGAAGTGGTCCAACGCCTGATCCAGGCGACCCGCGCCCTTGGCCGCCAGACCGAGGTGTTCCAGTGCTGTGGCCTCGGTGTCGCGGTGACGGACCGACCTGCCCAGGTGGAGCGCCGCGGTGAAGTGCTCGGCGGCCACGTCGAACGCTTCCACCGTCAGGTGCCCGTAACCCAACTGCACGTGCATTCGCGCTTCGGCGATCCTGTCACCGGCGCGCCGTGCCGATTCCAGGCCCGGTTCGTGCGTGGCCACCCAGTCCGCCAGCGGCGGACGCCGGTTGTGGTACAGCGACCACAATGCCTGGCACAGCTGCCAGGCCTCGTCGTCGAAACGCCCCACCGCGGCGCGGAGCACGGCGAGAATGCCGATGTGGTGGCGATCCAGCCAGTCCAACGCGTCCCGAGGGTTCGTGAACGCGGGCGGGCGTTGTCGGATCACCTCGGATCTGGGACCCCAGCGCTGTCTCAGCGGCATCACCACGAGGTCGGCCGCGATCGCGTGGTCGAGGTGCCAGAGCACCATACGGTGCACCGCGTGCTCGCGCTCGTCCGCGCTGTCCTGGTTGTCGGCGTGGCGTGCCGCGTGCAGGCGCAGCAGGTCGTGGAACCGGTACGTGTCCGGTCCGCGGTCGATCAGCAGGCTCGCGTCCAACAGCTCGTCGAGCAGTTGTTCGGCTTCTTCCTCGGACACGTCGGCTGTCGCACCCGCCAACCCGACGCCGAACTCGGTGCCCGGGTAGAGGCCGAGGAGTCGGTACAGGCGCGCCGCGGCCGGCGTCAGCTCGCGGTAGGAGAGGTCGAAGCTCGTCCCCACCGGCAGCTCGCCCGCCACGGCCAGCACCGACAACCGCCTGCGCTCGTCGGACAAGGAGTCGACCACGCGCGCCAGCGGCCACCGCGGCTTGGTCGCCATGCGAGCCGCGACGAGCCGCAGCGCCAGCGGCAGCCCGGCACACATCGTCACGACATCCCGTGCCTGGTCGGGCTCACCGGCGACCCTGTCGTGACCCAGTGCGTGGGACAGCAGGTCGACTCCGGCGTCGACGTCCAACGCGTCCACCAGGATCAGCCGGGCGCCGTCCAGCGCGAGCCCGGCCAACCTCCAGCGGCTCGTGACCACCACGACCCCGCCGGCGGCGGGCAGCAACGGCCGCACCTGTGCCACGGATTCCGCGTCGTCGGCCAACACCGCGACCCGCTTGTTCGAGGTCACCGAGCGGAACAGCGCGGACTGGTCGGCCAGGTCGACCGGGATGTCGTCGACGTGGACGCCCATCGCCCGCAGGAACCTCGGCAGCACGTGGCTCGGCGACACCGGGACTCCGGCGCCGAAGGCACCCAGGTCGGCGTACAGCTGTCCGTCCGGGAAGCGCTCGGCGTTCATGTGGAGCCATCGCAGCGCGAGCGCGGACTTCCCGACACCGCCCGGTCCCGAGATGACGACCAGAGCGGGTCTCCCGGCCACGTCCGACGCCGCCACGTCGACCTCCGCGCTTTCGTCGTCCCGCCCGGTGAAGAACGCCGGTGCGGGCGGCAGTTGGTGCGGGATCTCCGGGGCCGGGATCGGGGTCGTGATGTGCACGCCTCCGTGGACCGTGCCGGATTGCACGATCGCCCCGGTGACCGAGCCGCCCATTTCGTTGGTCGAGTTCCGCTCCACCGGCACGATCAGCTCACCACTCCCCGGTATCGACTGCGCGATCAGCACCGAGGGCGAGCGCCCGACGAATCACACGTGCAACCGCCCCCGTCGGCCAGGGTAGGAGTCGATCCGGGGAGGCGGCACCACCAACAGCGTTCGGCGATTCCGGGAAACCGCAGTGCGAAGAGCGGAAAGGCGGCGGCACGCCGATCCGAAGATCATCCGATTAGTGGGGGCGCCGCCCCGCATGTCCGCGGATTCGCCGCTGCCCTTTCGGACATTCGCACGGCACGAATGTTTCATCCGGAGTAATAGGGGTGGCGGATCGGTCGTCTGATCGGTGTACCGGGATTCGCGTGACGGCCTCGCGTTCACGGGCCCAGTCGGAAGTCCGCCACGC is a window from the Saccharothrix saharensis genome containing:
- a CDS encoding ABC transporter substrate-binding protein; the encoded protein is MSPTRRSRQVAAVLATALATALSACSSGDGGTAPAGGATGTQDAVDAALKAGGELTYWSWTPSAKAQVAAFQQEFPNVKVNYVNAGTGNDHYTKLQNAIKAGSGAPDVAQVEYQALPQFAMTGALVDLGQYGFQAFEDDYTPSTWNSVKVGGGLYGLPQDSGPMALFYNKQLFDQHGITVPKTWAEYVAAAEKLHAADPTKYITSDTGDAGFATSMIWQAGGKPFTTDGRNVRIDLQDAGVRKWTATWNQLVEKKLVSSIPGWSDAWYKALGDGTIATLVTGAWMPGVLESSVEDGAGKWAVAPMPTYDGGTPITAENGGGGQSVLKQSANPALAAGFVRWLNNGNGVKPFLESGGFPATKADLASPAFTDEASDYFGGQQINRTLTAAAGQVVPGWSYLPYQLYANSVFGDTVGKSYAEGKSLDTGLADWQKALADYGNQQGFTVTTG
- a CDS encoding carbohydrate ABC transporter permease, coding for MATTTRSPLKPRKSPVLTAVMALYLLYTLVPLAWLLISATKTQSDLLSTSGLAFGGSFALLDNIAQTFTHDNGIFLRWLGNTLLYVVVGAGGATALATAAGYGLAKYRFRGRRAVFAVLLGAIAIPGTALAVPTFLMFSNLGLTNTPWAIIIPSLVSPFGLYLVWTYATEAVPDELLEAARIDGAGELRIFFTVTLRLLLPGVVTVALFAVVSTWNNYFLPLIMLSEPDWYPLTVGLNQWSAQASGVGAQPIYHLVITGSVITIVPLVVAFLLLQRFWQSGLTAGSVKQ
- a CDS encoding carbohydrate ABC transporter permease, with translation MTSSSTPVRASPRPARRRRVDRRGWLFVAPFLVVFALVFLAPIAYAMWLSLFREQVLFGGTQFVGLDNYAAVLGDGRFWESFLRVLLFLVVQVPVMLGLALVAALAIDSARLHAAGFFRIVIFLPYAVPGVVAALMWGFIYGDHFGLAADLNEWLGRRVVEPLSGDWVLASIGNIVTWEFVGYNMLILYSALKVVPGDLYEAAAIDGAGALRTVVSIKLPAIRGALVIATIFSIIGSFQLFNEPNVLRSLAPNAISTFYTPNMYAYNLSFGGQQYDYSATVAIVMGVITAIIAYVVQLRGSRKGV
- a CDS encoding ATP-binding protein, translated to MEIRFAILGPTAVLVDGRLNEEWGALKLRALLGALLARPGSSLPSTELVDWIWGAGDELPNDPTQALYLYASRIRRFLKKSGTDVDIFVDNRNFRLDVDPLSIDYFQFREQLHRARVEARRGEHHRALDLITDAFRMWRQQPLADAAGDSADAWRRRVTKNVLLPAYDTLFAQQLAVGEADAVITRLDELDVDHRSHLALVKRRLQALYALSRHDEATEEFLAVHKALRVDFDDIGARDLREFHDGLQENKPTAAPRVVAARRPNQLPPPLLKLVGHENLLAWLDSVTTTPCLVVVDGPGGVGKTARVVHWAHSRLDRFPDGVLFADLHGFSDSPTVDAAAVVDQFLEALGGVPDRVPDRGRRAARLQAQLNGRQVLVVLDNAGHTDQVRPLLPLLSSSVVIVTSRSHLSGLAVRHAPHRFTVKPLDTDQSVRLLSEHIGPRATTQPRELRDLTDRCGGLPLGLATLANYIAIRPLTSLTDFVDQLNELTLLDLGAIGDGANHGLRAVFGQSVRALAPEAQRLFRLLGAHPGPDFGVGVAAALLDAEPRHARLVLDALVEAHLLEQQGPLGRFKFHDLVKEYAVGLMMSADEHHDAESRVLSYYFRSAENADKAVFPTQARVRTDPAFATHHVAEFTDEVSARLWCLTEMANLMAVIHSFSTRGHGEMRVQLAQLVNLAGQPLLRHGAFPEVLALLQAGYAAVAHEESSIEPQADALQAIATLHLLRRNFAEAEHYAHLAHIKYRLIEDEVGIAACLHTTARIMVETGNTLMGIDSHERALRVVRRTGETGLEITFLYRAAEAYQKAAEYGKAAAYYREALSLARDLGDTTAEGRVLTLLGSLSFDKEQTAEARDFLYEGLRLLERAHDLGTAAMACHGLARVELEFGRVREAVEYGRQALRLSRRAFDPKVEGDSLETLAEALQRRGHRDAAIEAYEQARDIFDDLDPDRARETRRLLNILVTRTVDLPSVRTDTDVQQQRVNPHGR
- a CDS encoding tetratricopeptide repeat protein; translated protein: MLIAQSIPGSGELIVPVERNSTNEMGGSVTGAIVQSGTVHGGVHITTPIPAPEIPHQLPPAPAFFTGRDDESAEVDVAASDVAGRPALVVISGPGGVGKSALALRWLHMNAERFPDGQLYADLGAFGAGVPVSPSHVLPRFLRAMGVHVDDIPVDLADQSALFRSVTSNKRVAVLADDAESVAQVRPLLPAAGGVVVVTSRWRLAGLALDGARLILVDALDVDAGVDLLSHALGHDRVAGEPDQARDVVTMCAGLPLALRLVAARMATKPRWPLARVVDSLSDERRRLSVLAVAGELPVGTSFDLSYRELTPAAARLYRLLGLYPGTEFGVGLAGATADVSEEEAEQLLDELLDASLLIDRGPDTYRFHDLLRLHAARHADNQDSADEREHAVHRMVLWHLDHAIAADLVVMPLRQRWGPRSEVIRQRPPAFTNPRDALDWLDRHHIGILAVLRAAVGRFDDEAWQLCQALWSLYHNRRPPLADWVATHEPGLESARRAGDRIAEARMHVQLGYGHLTVEAFDVAAEHFTAALHLGRSVRHRDTEATALEHLGLAAKGAGRLDQALDHFTAALAITDELGHTRVTVLLLRRLGETLCDAGLVAEAVAPLRRAEELAAGLGDRVLRARVSLSLAIAHTRSGRASDAVTALEEVVDTFHSTGADHYRAEALEALADAHLGIDDPVGARRHLETALVLYDRSPGPRSAKVRERLEVLGRGPGASAPAPPDVTSK